The window CTATGTATTAATTTGGTCAATTTTCTATATTTATATTGTTTATAGCTTTTCTTTTTTCGTCCCCAAATAATAAATTGCCTCTATTAGTTTTTGCATCTTTATATTAACACATTTTTAATATATACTGAATAAAGTTTTTGAGATAATATTGTTTTTCTCTGTTATATCTTCATTTATTTGCCTGTATATAAATAATCTCTAACCTAAAACATCAAGGGAAACACATTTGGCAATGAAAAGGATAAGGAAAGACTATACTTATTTTAAATAAAGTAAGCTTTAATAATTTGTTCCGCATCACTTAATTAAAAGGGCGGTTAGTTTTCTTTTTTAGAAAGTTCAAGGGTTCTAAGGCGATTTAGTACTGCCATAACTTCATACAGCCTTGGTTTTGTCATTGAAGCTGATTTTTTATCTAGAAAGTCAAAACCACTTTTTTCCAATTTTTCTCTCAAATTGTTTATCACTTCTTTGTAAGCCAATGGAAATTTATTATCTGATATATGCCTTAGTATTTTTCCTGTTGTTGCAAGTTGTGACTCATCAATAAATTGTTCTACATTTCTAACATCTATCTCTTCTCTATTAATTATAATCCTGTCAGTTTTTAAAGTTTTAATTTTGAATTTTCTATTTCTTTCTATAAAATTAAATGTTTCAGCATGAATTACTCTAGAATAATCAATATGCGGTTTTTCTTGTTCAGTTTCATAGTTTATATCTGAATATTTCTCAAAAATAATTTTGGCCTTTTTTGTTACATCATAACATTTAAAATTTTTCATCATAAGAACAGTATCTGATTTCCCTAAATAATCTCCATTACCTCCCATAACAAGAACTGTGGAAACATCATAATGGTCAAGCAGTTGCCTAACACGTTCTACAAAAGGTGTAATGGGTTCAAAGTCCTTTGGTATTAGCTCACGCATTTTAGCGTCTCTTACCATAAAATTTGTTGCTGAGGTATCTTCATCTATGAGTAATAGTTTAGTTCCTGACTCTATTGCCTCAAGAATATTTGTTGCTTGTGAAGTACTGCCGCTGGCATTGCTCGTTTTAAAAAAAGAAGTATCCACATTCATAGGAAGATTATTCACAAAAGACCTAATATCTATACCTGCTACATTTCTTCCATCCTCAGACCTTATACTTACTGCAGTTTTATCAACAACTGTCCATTCTCTACCATCTGAAGGGATATGAGGATAAACCCCCATCTTTAATGCATTTAAAAGAGTGGATTTTCCATGAAAGCCGCCTCCGACAATAGTAGTTACGCCTTTTGGGATACCCATCCCAAAAATTTTTGTAATTTTATTACCATCTTTATCTGTGATAGGGTTTTTTAGATTAAAGTTAATTTTTAGAGTTTCCGGTGAATAGAAAGGTACTGCTTCTTTCATAGGTTTTTGGCTATCGCCACTTTCACGCGGTAGTATACTTTCATTAGCAATAAAAGCAATAAGACCCTTATCTTTAAGTTGTTCTCTTATATCTTCTTGATTTTCTATGCATTTAATAAAC is drawn from Deferribacterota bacterium and contains these coding sequences:
- a CDS encoding ABC-ATPase domain-containing protein, which translates into the protein MRNFSEIKSILNRIDRKGYKAYNDLKGVYKADNFILFIDRVQGDPFASPSDIRISINRNYLKFPDECTKSKSRKIAFEDYIARIIRDCLIKHSKTVKGSGKSGSLFINSGAQEVIERSSVITDKNSLEIRLSVGLPAAGRTILANECEKIFYRILPEVIETVKWNNLDKVKCMEFIKCIENQEDIREQLKDKGLIAFIANESILPRESGDSQKPMKEAVPFYSPETLKINFNLKNPITDKDGNKITKIFGMGIPKGVTTIVGGGFHGKSTLLNALKMGVYPHIPSDGREWTVVDKTAVSIRSEDGRNVAGIDIRSFVNNLPMNVDTSFFKTSNASGSTSQATNILEAIESGTKLLLIDEDTSATNFMVRDAKMRELIPKDFEPITPFVERVRQLLDHYDVSTVLVMGGNGDYLGKSDTVLMMKNFKCYDVTKKAKIIFEKYSDINYETEQEKPHIDYSRVIHAETFNFIERNRKFKIKTLKTDRIIINREEIDVRNVEQFIDESQLATTGKILRHISDNKFPLAYKEVINNLREKLEKSGFDFLDKKSASMTKPRLYEVMAVLNRLRTLELSKKEN